Sequence from the Helianthus annuus cultivar XRQ/B chromosome 13, HanXRQr2.0-SUNRISE, whole genome shotgun sequence genome:
GATTAACAAGTAGAGTAGGTCATATTGATATatacaatattttttttattttttttattttgagcgcttcgtatacgtgaagctctcgcctcgcgcttaaagcttttggaaccaaaacgcttcggagcgcttcacgcttttttaaaccaaggtttGGATCAGACTGCAAATATAGCACATTATGGAGCCAAAATCAAGAACTGATAGTTAATGTTTTTTTAACCGGCCATTCATCCTAGCATTTGTATTATAAGCCAATACAACATATAGGGTTACTCTTAATGAGGCCAAGATCCACCTGCAAAAAAGCGAAAACAGAATCACACCACCGGTTTTTCATTATTTGGAACAGATTAATGCAATTGTGCATACCTTGTGACCGAAGAGATCTCGGATGTTATCAATGCCACCCCCTTAATCTTGACCCGTTACTTTCTCTTTTTTCTTGCTAACTTTCTTGAACCACCCATGAACCTTCTTCACTTGAAATCGCTGAACCACACAGGTTCCTTTAACCACACCACACGTCtccacacaattttttttttcccgGCTGATCAAGAAAATCACGCAGATTTCATTCTTTGCACTCACCAATTCGTTTCGAGCTTTATACCAGTGGCTAGCTTGTCTCACACAGATCACTCCGGTCTTGTACATGTACAAATACAAATCACCTTCTTTTCCTTTAATCGGCTTCACAAGATCGAACTTCACATAGCTCTCGGCTGTCTTCaccatcaaaacaaacaaaaactctTGCGTTCATGCATCATTCAGTTTTAACGTACAAGTAAGATTTGATGGAGCTTGTGTTGCTGATGTTCTGTCTACCTTAAGCTACTGTCACCATCAAGGCGGCTCACACAGAACCCTTCTGTAATCACATTGATCATCTTCTTCCTCATCTTCTCCCGGCTCACTAAGAACTCGTTTCAAGTCTCGATTTCGTCTCCGCACGGCGCACTTAGAACCATGTTCGGTTCACACAGAACCTCCGCTCCTAATTTCGATTAAAATAATCGATCTTGCCTTCTTCCTCTACAGCTCACTCAGAACTTTCTCCTTTCTTTTCTTTGATCTCTATTAATTTTGATGCGTCTATTTCTCTTGATTTTTTCTTCCGCAGTTTAAAGGGACTGCTCCCTTCTTCTCTAAAAATCGACTCTCAAACCTGCCCTCTTTCTTAACCTCACCAATCCCACGGTACGagcctatagctctgataccaaatgttgggTTTAAGCTTCAATTACACTCAAAGAAACTCACGAACAAGATAATTATTTCTGCTTGAAAACACACACTTTATTCATTCTGaaagtttaatatatatatatatatatatatatatatatatatatatatatatagagagagagagagagagagagattcaTGCAAACGTAAATAAAGGAAAATACTAACCGACTATGACCACTTCTCCATTATTTGACTCAACTAACAAACACTAACCCACGTTCTAATTAAACCAATAAAAACATGTGACTAATTAACTAAAATTATGCAACCCATTTGACCCAAGAAGCTCCATTTCCGACCCGTATCCATGACCCGAACCCGAAACGTCAAGATTAATCCTACATTCTGCATATACCATTGCCACGTCACCCATTAGAGTAAATTATAAACCTGACACAAATATAAACTTTGAGCATGCCTTTTAAGAAATATGCATCGTGTGAATCACGGGCAGGGTGCTGTTGCGGTTGGAAAAGTGCATCAAAATTCCAGAAGCTGTATTtataaaaattgtgttttttaacAAAGATCACAAGGTTATGAACAATCAAGTTGTATAAAGAAAGAATACAATAGCTACCTGCTGCTTTCAACATAATTATTTGTAGGCATCTCCTCAAATCTACAATAAAACAAATAGGTTTTACATAATATAAACTATTATTCATTAAAATGATATCATATGAAATGTTATAGTTGACATTACCCCATCTGAAGAAAAATCATCTGCATTTGTCGCCTCACCTGAAATAACTTAGATATTTAAATATATGCATCTTTTTTAATGACAACATGTCTCAACCATAGAACCTCCATTCGTTTGCAATTATACAAAACAATAACAGCAAGATAAGATATTTGAAACATCTAATCAGATAGTGATGAATTGCACTCTTGCTTTAAGTAAAGGATAGAGGTAACCCCCTTCAATTGGAAAACCTTTAGCGTGAAAATTACACTCTTTAAACTGCAAGTCCTTCCACTCGCCACTTGAAAAACAAAATAGAAAATGCAAGTATCATAAGTATTCGAGCATCTTGTTTTTCCTTCAATAATATGAGCATCCAtcacttaattaattaaaataagaCATTATAATACCTTTGCAGATTTTCTCTTGTTAAATCGGTGGCAGGCTTCCTTCTTTTTAAGGCATAATTAAGACCTTTCTTAACAGAGTAGCCTTTCCATACCCTGTAAAAAGTGTACAAACATAAAAACCACATGAAGaagataaaaaataataaaaatacccTAACTAAAATCAGAAAATGTACTTGTAGCAGATGTATTACTTCTCTACCATACCATCACATGGAATCGCCTCATTAGTCCTCAACAACCTTAAAACCCAAATAACATGAATCTGCCATTGCTAGATTGCTAGATCTGTGCCCCAAACCACAAAATCACCCGTCACCGGAAATACGAACTCAAAATAAAAGAACCTtggggtgtttgggttagcttattttggagcaacttataacttattgacttataaaagttaataagttgttttttgagtgtttgggttagcttattttggtGGCTTTTGTGTGTTGAGAAGTCATTTTTGTGAAGTCAGAATTTCTGACTTCTCACTtataacttatataagttaataagtcagTTTTGAGAAGGAATGCCAAACACCCACCTTACCTTGATTGTCTGAAGAACATACGTGCATAAATAGATCAGTAGTCGAAACCCTAGTTTAGTCGGCCTCCTTTAATGGGGTATGGTCTGAACCCTAGATAGAGGAGAAACATGTAGGAGCAGAAATTGTGGTGATTTAGGCTTGAATCGACATCAACAAATGGAACGATGTTCTTCTTCATTGATTTAAGGGTGAATAAAGAAGGGGATTTCTATTCCCACACCTCATTATCTATTTGCACACCCtatgtttgtcacaccccaaccgatggcggaaacatcgggatgagacgaacaaattgctcaaaacaacataacactaattgtgacaatataatttaaattcaatttcataaattctaaaatgtcatacattgttcaaatGAACAAACAAGATTCCAACATAGTTTATttctaggtgtgtttctaatcCACCCTAACTTGATTCCTTCATCATCTTGACTATCAAcatgcaacatgtattaaaataacatcaacaaaaaaatgttggcgagtatacaagtttgatacatagcatagtagaatagAATGTGtaaatactcatatccaacacgaaaAACATGATCCACTTTGCCTTTCCCAATAGACTAGCGGGAAGTtaacacgttcaacttgttcaatacgttcaacttgttcagtACGTTCAACTTGTTCCATACGTTCAACTtattcaatacgttcaacttgttcaatacgttcaacttgttcaatacgttcaacttgttcaatacgttcaacttgttcaatacgttcaacttgttcaatacgttcaacttgcatagcatatgagattaaTAAGCAGCAAAATGTTtcgtgtttaaatgtggatagagtgtgaatataacaagtttcaagtgttgtgtaatttgaatatggaatacatgttgcacccaaagtgtttaaaacgaaaatgggatcgagtatactcaccttagagtgcatTGCGTATTTCTTGGTAAAGGAAATGATTGAATCCAAGAGTtgcaagagatttaccctatttgaTTGGGAATTCGTTAAATTGGTAAAATGATTAATGTGATAAATGAACTTTTTGTGAAATTGATAATAATAAAATTTATAATAATAGAAATGTTTAAAACTAATGAGAAATAATAATATAACTTCTGATTTTATAGTTTATAATATGTAGTAATAATAATACTATTTTGGATTAAAAATCCTATACATATTATTAATAAATTTGATTAATATAATAATGTTTATATTATATTTGTATTAAAAATATTTGTAAATCTGATTAATTTAAGTTTATAAATCTGATTATATTAATAACTGAAATATTATTAATAGTAAccttattaataataataattaataatagcataattctgataatatatatattaatcataataattctgataatgatataaatataaattctgaaaaaaaaataataatctgtttataaatataatattatatatgatatatatatacataaattatgaaataataaatctgatttattaataatattattgattacaataaataaataaacaaatactaAAAAAAATCTGATTTCTAATATTAGTGATATTATTACTGTCTTAAcgtattaacaataataataataatagtaataatataacAGTTACAAaataagaaagaaagaaatttgGAAAGGAAACCGGAAAAGAGAGTCGGAGGGTTACCGGCGGGGTTGTCTTCTCCGGCGGTTCTCCGGCGGAGGTGGTTGGGTATTCCGGAGACGAACAGGAAGTCCAAAGGCAGTGTCGTCGAGACGTGAAGGTGTCGAGAAGGGTGTGAAATTCCGGTGATGTGCAGGTGAGGGAGAAGAATGAGAGGCTGTGATGGGCGtcgaggtggtggtggtgtgcgAGTTCGGAATGAGGTGGGCACCAGGATTTATAGGCTTGATCAATGTCGAGTAGATAAGGAAAGAATCAACTGATTCGGTATGATTAGTCATAATTTATGATTGACAGAGGTTGTCCCGGTCATTTAGCGAGGAAAAAGGAGATGTCAACTTTGGAAAGTTGACTGGTGCACACGCTTTCAGTTTGGGCGGCAAAAACTTGAATCCGGTCAACTTGAATTAGCGTATAAAATCAAattgtttccaagtttgtttggatgtggcatgcccggccgagtggttagttGTTCGTTTGTTAAACATGAGGTCGCGAGTTCGAATCCGTATAAGGGcggttctcacccaggagacCCCCTTTTTGTTATTTTTGACCTTTAACTGAACTAGCTGAGTTTTCAAACTCAGTTAGCTGGTCCATTTGTTAAACTTAACCAAGTTAGGCTTAACTTGGTAAATTTCAAGGTTACAAGGgtttaactaacttagttagttaaaactagtataatttgttattttttattacttttataaTATATGataattaaaataatttatttattatttgtttaatattaataaatatcgTAATTATTCGATTTAACCCAAATTTCTGGTAAActaccgaattaacgtacgaattcccgatttttgtctagtttagggtaatctcttgataaTACTCGATTTAGGAGTTGAGATTAGAACATCTTTCGATTATTTTTACATGTTCGACATAGTTTGACGTGATTTATcgtgtaataacataacatagtatttaaacaagcatatgatcaaaacaatgcatttttcattatgatccaagtctcgaaatGCAAAATAGGGTAAAATGAGAGTACATCTGTGTACAACCCATGAATCTTTAAATAGAAAGATTcaaaatacgaaatgttacaATGTTTTTAATACGCATCATATAGATCTATACGATACGtattgaaaaagttaaaaaaatattacAGACTGACAGGTGCAGGTGTTGTCTTGCGGCTGGCATATACGATACGTATTGACACCTTGAATTTTTGAAGTTTACTTTTTGTGTGTTGTGTTAGGATTTTGGTGTTTTTGGTTTGTTATTGGTGTTTAttattagttatttttattttaataagttTTAAAATCTGTATTATTTTTATATCGTTAAATATCGTATTATTTTTATATCGTACcatatcacatttttaacttaatGTCGTATTATCGATTGTACGTAACCAAGCATACCAATCTAAACAGTTAAAATAAACAATCACAAATACAAATAAACTAAAATTGCAAATTTAATTACATAATAAGTTTGTACATACACAGGCAATTGTTCAAAATACATAAACCATCAAAATACAACAAAAgtacaacgatcctaaagctatGGATCCTGAGTGGTGCCTGAGGGCCCCGCCCCCGCAGTGCTTGAGGTCCCCGCCCCCAGATACGAACCGGACTGCTCACCGTGCCGGAATGCCTGTATCGCCTCCATGAGAAGACGCTCCATACGGTTGTGAGCGGCGTCCATCTGCACCTGCATCCGGTCCTCCAACTCATGTAACACACGTGCCACAGCTGGATCGAGCTCGTCGTTGAATACGTGCTGGGGGTACTGAGGCACCCCATGTGGCTGCGGTTGCTGTGTCGGAGCACCTAACAGAAATGGAGGCGGCGGCAGAGATAGTGGTGGCTCAACGTGGTCACCATCGTCGTCATCGGAGTGGTCGTCGTCGTCGCCCTCTGCGGCAACACCATTTGCCGGCTGACCCTCACCCTGTGCCGGCTCCGGAAGCAACTCTAGCTCGTCTGGGAGAGCAACGGGGGCAAACACCTGCCCGGTCCCTCCTATAAGTCGCAGATCGAGCCTAGGGAAGTCACGCGTCACGTGCATGCCGATCAAGGTAGCACGGGTCAAAAAGCTCGGCTCTACCACGCCCCCCTCCGAGAATAATTGGTCCTGCTGGGGAACAAGGCCCAAGGAGACGGCGATACGTGTGATGTACGCCCCCCGTACAGCACAGACCTGTCCTGTCTGTGGAACGCCGTCGTGAACCACTGGGCTAGGCAGCGATGGAGGGCGCACCTCTCCCCCATATAAGGCAGTACA
This genomic interval carries:
- the LOC110897444 gene encoding phenylalanine--tRNA ligase alpha subunit, cytoplasmic-like, which codes for MQMIFLQMGFEEMPTNNYVESSSFWNFDALFQPQQHPARDSHDAYFLKECRINLDVSGSGHGYGSEMELLGSNGLHNFS